A segment of the Pseudomonas serboccidentalis genome:
CACACCGTTCGACGAAGACCTGTTGCAGCGCATGGTGCCGTTCAAGGCGGGCGATCCGTACGACTCCGAGCTGATCGCCGAACTCAACCGCGACCTGCAATCGAGTGGCTATTTCGAAGGCGTACGCGTCGATGCCGCGCCGACGGCAGCCAAGAACGACGTGATTCCGGTGGACGTCAAACTCGACACGCGCAAGCCGCGCACCATGGGCCTGGGCCTCGGTTATTCCACCGACGTCGGCCCACGGATCAAGGCCAACTGGACCCGCCACTGGGTCAACCCGCAGGGCGACAGCTATGGCTGGGAGGCCGAATTGTCGGCGCCGCGGCAGAACGTCGGGCTGTTCTATGACATCCCGCTCGACCCGCCGCTGACCGACAAACTGCGTTGGGCTGGCGGCTATCAATATGAAGACATCGACGGCTCCGACACCCTGAGCAAGCTGCTGACGTTCGGCCCGGAATGGCACAGCAAGCTGCCCAGCGGCTGGCAGCGGGTCATCTCGTTGAAATGGCAGCGCGAGGAATACCAGCTCGGCGACGACTCGGGCCTCAGTACCTTGTTGATGCCCGGCATCAGCTATTCGTACCTCAAAAGCGACAATCGCATCGACCCGCACCACGGCTATCGCCTGACCTTTGAAAGCAAAGTGGCGAAGGAAGGCCTCGGCTCGGACAACAACCTGCTCTATGGCACGGCGTTGATCAAAGGCCTGACCACCGTATTCGACAACCACCGCTTCCTCGGGCGGGTGCAGGTCGGCGGCAGCGCCACCAACGGCTACAACTCGGTACCGCCATCGCTGCGCTTCTTTGCCGGTGGTGATCAGAGCGTGCGTGGTTACGACTACCAGAGCTTGTCCCCGGAGAACTCCAAGGGCGACCGCATCGGCGGGCGCTACATGGTGGCCGGCAGCGTCGAGTATCAATATTCGATTGCCGAGAAGTGGCGTATCGCGACCTTCGTCGACCAGGGCAACTCTTTCAACAAACTCGAACTGCCGAACCTCAAGACCGGGGTCGGTATCGGTGTGCGCTGGGTCTCGCCGGTGGGGCCGATCCGCCTCGACCTGGCCCACGCGCTGGACGACGATGGCGGCATCCGGCTGCACTTTTCCATGGGGCCTGAGCTGTGAAGCGTGGTTTGAAAATAGCGGCACTGACGCTGCTGGCGTTGCTGTTGTTGATTGTATTGAGCATCAGCGCGGTACTCGGAACGCAGGCGGGCAGTCGTTGGGCGCTGGGCCTGGTGCCCGGCCTGAGCGTGGAGAATTTCCAGGGTCGCCTCGGCGGGCAGTGGAGCGCCGATCATCTGCTGTGGCAGCAGGACAGCAGCCGGGTCGAGCTGAACAAGCCGATCTTCGCCTGGTCACCGCTGTGCCTGACCCGCATGACCCTGTGCATCGAACAGCTCAAGGCGGATCAGGTCATTCTGCAATTCCCGCCGAGTGAAGAAACCACCGACAGCGGCCCGATCAAACTGCCGGATCTGCAATTGCCGGTGGCCATCGAACTGGGTGACGTGCAGGTCGGCAGCCTGTTGTTCAATGGCAGCGAGCAGCTCAAGGGCCTGCAATTGGCGGCGCACTGGACTGCCCAGGGCCTGCAGATCGACAGCGTCAAACTGCAACGCGACGATCTGAGCCTGAACCTCTCCGGCCTGCTGCAACCGACCGGCAACTGGCCGCTGAACATTGCCGGCGACCTGACCCTGCCGTCGCCGGGCACCGGCCCCTGGACACTGGCGCTGAAGGTTGACGGCGATCTGCTGAAAACCCTCAACCTGCACGCCGACAGCCACGGTTACCTCGACGGCCAGTTGAGCGGCGAGCTACAACCGCTGGCGGAAAACCTGCCGGCCAAGGTGCGCATCACCTCGGAGGCCTTCAAACCGAGCGCCGATCTGCCGGACACGTTGCAACTCAATCAATTGGTGTTGACCGGCGAAGGCGATCTGAAAAACGGTTATCAGTTAAGCGGCAATGCCACGCTGCCCGCCGACAAAGGCCCGGTGGCGCTGCTGCTCAACGGCAAGGTGGACGCCAGCGGCGCGCAGATCGCCGGCCTCGACCTGACGGCCAACGACAAGCAGAGTCTCAAACTTACTGGCAGTGTCGACT
Coding sequences within it:
- a CDS encoding autotransporter assembly complex protein TamA; this encodes MKFPGRFTSGVLMLLTSCAALAQSELDVRIKPSNDELKANIEGYIGSLGDRDEEALLRFSRGAEEQARKAAQALGYYQPQIDSDVKGGEKPRLVLNIDPGEPIRLRNVTIRVGGPAAALKSFRVPSSDMLKSGAVLNHGRYEDAKRLIQNQASRFGFFSGHFTSQKLMVDPRAGVADVELIYESGPRYALGNVSFEGDTPFDEDLLQRMVPFKAGDPYDSELIAELNRDLQSSGYFEGVRVDAAPTAAKNDVIPVDVKLDTRKPRTMGLGLGYSTDVGPRIKANWTRHWVNPQGDSYGWEAELSAPRQNVGLFYDIPLDPPLTDKLRWAGGYQYEDIDGSDTLSKLLTFGPEWHSKLPSGWQRVISLKWQREEYQLGDDSGLSTLLMPGISYSYLKSDNRIDPHHGYRLTFESKVAKEGLGSDNNLLYGTALIKGLTTVFDNHRFLGRVQVGGSATNGYNSVPPSLRFFAGGDQSVRGYDYQSLSPENSKGDRIGGRYMVAGSVEYQYSIAEKWRIATFVDQGNSFNKLELPNLKTGVGIGVRWVSPVGPIRLDLAHALDDDGGIRLHFSMGPEL